A region from the Sandaracinus amylolyticus genome encodes:
- a CDS encoding DUF4202 domain-containing protein, with the protein MTNDERLERTLAAIDAVNAADPTGEAVTYGRRMSAALAALRPDASDALRIAVRAQHVERWKVPRATYPEGRVGYLKWRRELGAMHAQRASEIMRAEGWDEGTVARVASIVQKQKLASDADTQALEDCACLVFLAHGFDAFAAQHDDAKVIDILRKTWAKMSDTGHAAALAAAPSLSERAQSLIGRALGG; encoded by the coding sequence GTGACGAACGACGAGCGGCTCGAGCGGACGCTGGCGGCGATCGACGCGGTGAACGCGGCCGATCCCACCGGCGAGGCGGTCACCTACGGACGCCGGATGAGCGCGGCGCTCGCGGCGCTGCGGCCCGACGCGAGCGACGCGCTGCGCATCGCGGTGCGCGCGCAGCACGTCGAGCGCTGGAAGGTGCCGCGCGCGACGTACCCCGAGGGGCGCGTCGGCTACCTGAAGTGGCGGCGCGAGCTCGGGGCGATGCACGCGCAGCGGGCGAGCGAGATCATGCGCGCCGAGGGCTGGGACGAGGGCACGGTCGCGCGTGTCGCGTCGATCGTGCAGAAGCAGAAGCTCGCGAGCGACGCCGACACGCAGGCGCTCGAGGACTGCGCGTGCCTGGTGTTCCTCGCGCACGGCTTCGACGCGTTCGCGGCGCAGCACGACGACGCGAAGGTGATCGACATCCTGCGCAAGACGTGGGCGAAGATGAGCGACACCGGGCACGCAGCGGCGCTCGCGGCGGCACCGTCGCTCTCGGAGCGCGCGCAGTCGCTGATCGGGCGGGCGCTGGGCGGCTGA
- a CDS encoding class I SAM-dependent rRNA methyltransferase — MPRPPRDDRRSSLPTLRLRRALRAALEAGHPWIWRDALDAFDLEPGTVVRVIDDRGPVATGLAEQGAIGVRVLSTRPITIDATFFAERIARAASLRDRVVPPDTDAYRLVHGEGDGVPGVVVDVYTHWAVIALDGAASDRWHDALVAGVRAARPALRGILVRTGRRESKKIELADGEAPPPHVDVREHGMVLRGDLAHGQKTGLFLDHRESRFRVRQLARGLRVLNLYGYTGGFSIGAGLGGAIEVDTVDVAPAALELAQQSWSLNGLTAPHRTHARDVPEFLEEARARGQRWDLIVADPPSFAPNEASLPAAMKSYRALHRACLRALEPNGLYLAASCSSHVDRIAFDRTLREAAEKIGPVQVLERWGAPADHPRLAAFPEGDYLKVVLARRLD; from the coding sequence GTGCCTCGCCCGCCTCGCGACGACCGCCGTTCTTCGTTGCCCACGCTGCGCCTGCGGCGCGCGCTGCGCGCCGCGCTCGAGGCGGGACACCCGTGGATCTGGCGCGACGCGCTCGACGCGTTCGACCTCGAGCCCGGCACCGTGGTGCGCGTCATCGACGATCGCGGGCCCGTCGCGACCGGCCTCGCGGAGCAGGGCGCGATCGGCGTGCGCGTGCTCTCGACGCGCCCGATCACGATCGACGCGACGTTCTTCGCGGAGCGCATCGCGCGCGCCGCGTCGCTCCGCGATCGCGTCGTGCCGCCCGACACCGACGCGTACCGCCTCGTGCACGGCGAGGGCGACGGTGTGCCCGGCGTGGTCGTCGACGTCTACACACACTGGGCGGTGATCGCGCTCGACGGCGCCGCGTCGGATCGCTGGCACGACGCGCTGGTCGCGGGCGTGCGCGCCGCGCGCCCCGCGCTCCGCGGCATCCTCGTGCGCACCGGCCGCCGCGAGTCGAAGAAGATCGAGCTCGCCGACGGCGAGGCGCCGCCGCCGCACGTCGACGTGCGCGAGCACGGCATGGTGCTGCGCGGCGATCTCGCGCACGGCCAGAAGACCGGGCTCTTCCTCGATCACCGCGAGTCGCGCTTCCGCGTGCGCCAGCTCGCGCGCGGGCTGCGCGTGCTGAACCTCTACGGCTACACCGGCGGCTTCTCGATCGGCGCGGGCCTCGGCGGCGCGATCGAGGTCGACACCGTCGACGTCGCCCCCGCCGCGCTCGAGCTCGCGCAGCAGTCGTGGTCGCTCAACGGGCTCACGGCGCCGCACCGCACCCACGCGCGCGACGTCCCGGAGTTCCTCGAGGAAGCGCGGGCGCGTGGCCAGCGCTGGGATCTGATCGTCGCGGACCCGCCGAGCTTCGCGCCGAACGAGGCGTCGCTCCCCGCGGCGATGAAGAGCTACCGCGCGCTCCACCGCGCGTGCCTGCGCGCGCTCGAGCCCAACGGCCTCTATCTCGCCGCGTCGTGCTCGAGCCACGTCGATCGCATCGCGTTCGATCGCACGCTGCGCGAGGCCGCGGAGAAGATCGGCCCGGTGCAGGTGCTCGAGCGCTGGGGCGCGCCGGCCGACCACCCGCGCCTCGCGGCGTTCCCCGAGGGCGACTACCTGAAAGTGGTTCTCGCTCGCCGCCTGGACTGA
- a CDS encoding mechanosensitive ion channel family protein, giving the protein MEELLDIRFFGNPLLRWGIALLVAAAVIAALVIAKRLAVSRLAKLSDRTATRLDDVVVKVIEQTSTMTILVAGVAAGVRSLDLPRDGDLWLGRVMIIVLAIQVGSWITNAVRLLLETRVGVDVQPGQRTMGAALGFATNLVVWAVLVLLVLSNFGVEVSTLVAGLGIGGIAAALAVQNVLGDLFAAFSIYVDRPFDLGDFVIVDTYMGTVEKIGWRSTQLRSLSGEMIVLANSDLSRARIRNFKRMSERRAVVTFGVQYDTPNAKLAAIPGIVRQTIEAIEGLRFDRSHFVKLGESSLDFETVFYVTTPDFNAFADRQQQLLLSLHRRFEDEGISFAFPTRTVVVQREAPIEG; this is encoded by the coding sequence ATGGAGGAGCTCCTCGACATCCGGTTCTTCGGGAACCCACTGCTGCGCTGGGGGATCGCGCTGCTCGTCGCGGCCGCGGTGATCGCGGCGCTCGTGATCGCGAAGCGGCTCGCGGTGTCGCGGCTCGCGAAGCTGAGCGACCGCACCGCGACCCGCCTCGACGACGTGGTGGTGAAGGTCATCGAGCAGACGAGCACGATGACGATCCTCGTCGCGGGCGTCGCGGCCGGGGTGCGCTCGCTCGACCTGCCGCGCGACGGGGATCTCTGGCTCGGGCGCGTGATGATCATCGTGCTCGCGATCCAGGTCGGGAGCTGGATCACGAACGCGGTGCGCTTGCTGCTCGAAACGCGCGTCGGGGTCGACGTGCAGCCGGGGCAGCGCACGATGGGCGCGGCGCTCGGGTTCGCGACGAACCTCGTGGTGTGGGCGGTGCTCGTGCTGCTCGTGCTCTCGAACTTCGGCGTCGAGGTGAGCACGCTCGTCGCGGGCCTCGGGATCGGCGGCATCGCGGCGGCGCTCGCCGTGCAGAACGTGCTCGGCGACCTGTTCGCGGCGTTCTCGATCTACGTGGATCGCCCGTTCGACCTCGGCGACTTCGTCATCGTCGACACGTACATGGGAACGGTCGAGAAGATCGGGTGGCGCTCGACGCAGCTGCGCTCGCTGAGCGGAGAGATGATCGTGCTCGCGAACAGCGATCTCTCGCGTGCGCGCATCCGGAACTTCAAGCGCATGAGCGAGCGGCGCGCGGTCGTGACGTTCGGCGTGCAGTACGACACGCCCAACGCGAAGCTCGCGGCGATCCCCGGGATCGTGCGGCAGACGATCGAGGCGATCGAGGGGCTGCGCTTCGACCGCTCGCACTTCGTGAAGCTCGGCGAGTCGTCGCTCGACTTCGAGACGGTGTTCTACGTGACGACGCCCGACTTCAACGCGTTCGCGGATCGCCAGCAGCAGCTGCTGCTCTCGCTGCACCGGCGCTTCGAGGACGAGGGGATCTCGTTCGCGTTCCCGACGCGCACCGTCGTCGTGCAGCGCGAGGCGCCGATCGAGGGCTGA
- a CDS encoding FIST signal transduction protein, translating into MTTTRSWAGVGRSINRDGATAGREAAREAVGALEVRAPSIVIVFATAGLDQEALVRGVREATGGAPLVGCSVEGIVTRHGSEEVTHATTVAAIASDEMWFETFSVPGFVDDPEGAARALSSMVAARGREDAALLALFPDGVGGDCRALLETLEATLPASLRIVGGTAGDLLRFERTWQYEGDRVLHGGLSALLIGGAVEPEVLVTHGCDLVGSQRVVTRAEGGWMERIDDQPAWSFFQEYLSDGKGTLEAMHVAHLLVAEKVGADELGIDDFTVRVPVRLDASRGALYFQAGLREGTRVQLAIRNPEKVCARAIAAAREITTRRGAKPLLVLDLECAGRGALLFGHETTERLITPVQREFDDAVPWVGAHTYGEIAPVAGRTWFHNYTAVLCALYPRAR; encoded by the coding sequence ATGACGACGACGAGGAGCTGGGCGGGCGTCGGCCGGAGCATCAACCGCGACGGCGCGACCGCCGGTCGCGAGGCGGCGCGCGAGGCGGTCGGCGCGCTCGAGGTCCGTGCTCCTTCGATCGTGATCGTGTTCGCGACCGCGGGGCTCGATCAGGAGGCGCTCGTGCGCGGCGTGCGCGAGGCGACGGGTGGCGCGCCGCTCGTCGGGTGCTCGGTCGAGGGGATCGTCACGCGCCACGGCTCGGAGGAGGTCACGCACGCGACGACGGTCGCGGCGATCGCGTCCGACGAGATGTGGTTCGAGACGTTCTCGGTGCCGGGGTTCGTCGACGATCCCGAGGGCGCGGCCCGCGCGCTCTCGTCGATGGTCGCGGCGCGCGGGCGCGAGGACGCGGCGCTGCTCGCGCTCTTCCCCGACGGAGTCGGGGGCGACTGCCGCGCGCTGCTCGAGACGCTCGAGGCGACGCTGCCCGCGTCGTTGCGCATCGTCGGCGGCACCGCGGGCGATCTGCTGCGCTTCGAGCGCACGTGGCAGTACGAGGGCGATCGCGTGCTGCACGGCGGGCTCTCGGCGCTGCTGATCGGCGGCGCGGTCGAGCCCGAGGTGCTGGTCACGCACGGGTGCGATCTCGTCGGCAGTCAGCGCGTGGTCACGCGCGCCGAGGGCGGCTGGATGGAGCGCATCGACGATCAGCCCGCGTGGTCGTTCTTCCAGGAGTACCTGTCGGACGGCAAGGGCACGCTCGAGGCGATGCACGTCGCGCATCTGCTGGTCGCCGAGAAGGTCGGCGCCGACGAGCTCGGCATCGACGACTTCACGGTGCGCGTGCCGGTGCGCCTCGATGCGTCGCGGGGCGCGCTCTACTTCCAGGCCGGGCTGCGCGAGGGCACGCGCGTGCAGCTCGCGATCCGCAACCCCGAGAAGGTGTGCGCGCGCGCGATCGCGGCAGCGCGCGAGATCACGACGAGGCGCGGGGCGAAGCCGCTGCTGGTGCTCGACCTCGAGTGCGCGGGGCGCGGCGCGCTGCTCTTCGGGCACGAGACCACGGAGCGCCTCATCACGCCGGTGCAGCGCGAGTTCGACGACGCGGTGCCCTGGGTCGGCGCGCACACGTACGGCGAGATCGCGCCGGTCGCGGGGCGCACTTGGTTCCACAACTACACGGCGGTGCTCTGCGCGCTGTACCCGCGAGCGAGATGA
- a CDS encoding ATP-binding protein: protein MNDDGHDDGDSRVRELLRLNAALDDQVRHLVRTEQKLFLSQRELGRQIARLDALNQFAIDVAGLASPERILERAADMLFALFPFDQALAFVVREGGALVPAVVRAVPGREPPEERAREACATVLGALPEEREPRFGTADELRRTTSFAPLLECVDAAFARDDPSPEATARAWTMVLPLSRRGTPGSDLEGVLVFRTRGGPLSFHEELPTAKDVAFLGLFARQIAAAVTSSRLLRDLQLSYERLADAQRERVERERLAALGELAAVVAHEVRNPLGAISNAVSVLARLVPAEGDARGMIAIVREEAGRLNQIVSDLIDFARPHTPAPKQESVATIAETAIESVRVRFPEAHVSLTTDGDASAAWVDGRMIRQALINLIVNAVLASPDGAPIVVRVSGGEDHAVRIEVEDHGPGVPAALAQRVFEPFFTTRASGTGLGLSIVRRAAEAHGGSVSLHDAPSGGAVFVIELPSEPAPQR, encoded by the coding sequence ATGAACGACGACGGGCACGACGACGGCGACTCGCGCGTCCGCGAGCTGCTGCGGCTGAACGCGGCGCTCGACGATCAAGTGCGCCACCTGGTGCGCACCGAGCAGAAGCTCTTCCTCTCGCAGCGCGAGCTCGGGCGACAGATCGCGCGGCTCGACGCGCTCAACCAGTTCGCGATCGACGTCGCGGGGCTCGCGAGCCCGGAGCGCATCCTCGAGCGCGCGGCGGACATGCTCTTCGCGCTCTTCCCGTTCGATCAGGCGCTCGCGTTCGTGGTGCGCGAGGGGGGCGCGCTGGTGCCCGCGGTGGTGCGCGCGGTGCCGGGGCGAGAGCCGCCCGAGGAGCGCGCGCGCGAGGCGTGCGCGACGGTCCTCGGCGCGCTGCCCGAGGAGCGCGAGCCGCGCTTCGGCACCGCCGACGAGCTGCGCCGGACCACGTCGTTCGCGCCGCTGCTCGAGTGCGTGGACGCGGCGTTCGCGCGCGACGATCCGTCGCCCGAGGCGACGGCGCGCGCGTGGACGATGGTGCTCCCGCTCTCGCGCCGCGGGACGCCGGGATCGGACCTCGAGGGCGTGCTCGTGTTCCGCACGCGCGGGGGTCCGCTGAGCTTCCACGAGGAGCTGCCGACCGCGAAGGACGTGGCGTTCCTCGGGCTCTTCGCGCGGCAGATCGCGGCGGCGGTGACGAGCTCGCGGCTCTTGCGCGATCTGCAGCTCAGCTACGAGCGGCTCGCGGACGCGCAGCGCGAGCGGGTGGAGCGCGAGCGGCTCGCGGCGCTGGGCGAGCTCGCGGCGGTGGTCGCGCACGAGGTGCGGAACCCGCTCGGCGCGATCTCGAACGCGGTCTCGGTGCTCGCGCGGCTGGTGCCCGCGGAGGGCGACGCGCGCGGGATGATCGCGATCGTGCGCGAGGAGGCGGGGCGCCTGAACCAGATCGTGAGCGACCTGATCGACTTCGCGCGGCCGCACACGCCGGCGCCGAAGCAGGAGTCGGTCGCGACGATCGCGGAGACGGCGATCGAGAGCGTGCGCGTGCGCTTCCCCGAGGCGCACGTGAGCCTCACCACCGACGGCGACGCGAGCGCGGCGTGGGTCGACGGACGGATGATCCGCCAGGCGCTGATCAACCTGATCGTGAACGCGGTGCTCGCCTCGCCCGACGGCGCGCCGATCGTGGTGCGCGTGAGCGGCGGCGAGGACCACGCGGTGCGCATCGAGGTCGAGGATCACGGGCCCGGCGTGCCCGCGGCGCTCGCGCAGCGCGTGTTCGAGCCGTTCTTCACGACGCGGGCGAGCGGCACGGGCCTGGGGCTCTCGATCGTGCGCCGCGCGGCGGAGGCGCACGGCGGGAGCGTGTCGCTGCACGACGCGCCGAGCGGCGGCGCGGTGTTCGTGATCGAGCTGCCGAGCGAGCCCGCGCCGCAGCGCTGA
- a CDS encoding GDSL-type esterase/lipase family protein gives MATSTTKRAPWDEKPYGLDDPCDATPEEARRGVVHLAIVAAVFVVIALATYLVPLDAMHALRPWEPGEDVPIARLYGREAGEVSGTAIATGGASAGGPQQGALDDSVLANLEDEEDDAPPPEVEPTDPAQRATGVRIDPSELEGLAREIEDPNGTAMRAFYDALHRTASREPGAITRVAHYGDSSIALDGITQTVRERMQHRFGDAGHGFVLAARGSMPYRHRGIRHESSDAWRLMDITHLPLSDGHYGYGGYQARSISGATAEFGTVEEGPVGTAASRFEVLYERHPRGGRFEIRVDGGEPQLVDTRGEPVTDDVHRVVMPDGQHEITIRTVGHGESHLYGVVLERDGPGVVYDSLGMVGARARRFLGFDRAHLARQLEQRATNLVVIGYGGNDADDDRDEAQFEEDFRQVARLVRQARPEASCLLFAPLDQAERDERGRIRTLETVPMIVSAMRRAAQAEGCAFFDTWSAMGGEGGMERWFRSRPRLAFGDFRHATPAGYRVIGNMLYKALLKGFSDYLTRR, from the coding sequence ATGGCCACGAGCACCACCAAGCGCGCGCCCTGGGACGAGAAGCCCTACGGGCTCGACGACCCGTGCGACGCGACGCCCGAGGAAGCGCGGCGTGGCGTGGTGCACCTCGCGATCGTCGCCGCGGTGTTCGTGGTGATCGCGCTCGCGACGTACCTCGTGCCGCTCGACGCGATGCACGCGCTGCGTCCCTGGGAGCCCGGCGAGGACGTCCCGATCGCGCGGCTCTACGGGCGCGAGGCCGGCGAGGTCAGCGGCACCGCGATCGCGACCGGCGGTGCGAGCGCGGGCGGACCGCAGCAGGGCGCGCTCGACGACTCGGTGCTCGCCAACCTCGAAGACGAAGAGGACGACGCGCCGCCCCCCGAGGTCGAGCCCACGGATCCCGCGCAGCGTGCGACCGGCGTGCGCATCGATCCCAGCGAGCTCGAGGGTCTCGCGCGCGAGATCGAGGATCCGAACGGCACCGCGATGCGCGCGTTCTACGACGCGCTCCATCGCACCGCGTCGCGCGAGCCCGGCGCGATCACGCGCGTCGCGCACTACGGCGACTCCTCGATCGCGCTCGACGGCATCACCCAGACGGTGCGCGAGCGCATGCAGCACCGCTTCGGGGACGCGGGCCACGGCTTCGTGCTCGCGGCGCGCGGATCGATGCCCTATCGCCATCGCGGCATCCGCCACGAGTCGAGCGACGCGTGGCGCCTCATGGACATCACGCACCTACCGCTCTCCGACGGGCACTACGGCTACGGCGGCTACCAGGCGCGCTCGATCAGCGGCGCGACCGCGGAGTTCGGCACCGTCGAAGAAGGCCCGGTCGGCACCGCGGCGTCGCGCTTCGAGGTCCTCTACGAGCGCCATCCGCGCGGCGGCCGCTTCGAGATCCGCGTCGACGGAGGCGAGCCCCAGCTCGTCGACACGCGCGGCGAGCCGGTCACCGACGACGTGCACCGCGTCGTGATGCCCGACGGCCAGCACGAGATCACGATCCGCACCGTCGGCCACGGCGAGAGCCACCTCTACGGCGTGGTGCTCGAGCGCGACGGGCCCGGCGTCGTCTACGACTCGCTCGGCATGGTCGGCGCGCGCGCGCGTCGCTTCCTCGGCTTCGATCGCGCGCACCTCGCGCGCCAGCTCGAGCAGCGCGCCACGAACCTCGTCGTCATCGGGTACGGCGGCAACGACGCCGACGACGATCGCGACGAGGCGCAGTTCGAGGAGGACTTCCGCCAGGTCGCGCGCCTCGTGCGCCAGGCGCGCCCCGAGGCGTCGTGCTTGCTCTTCGCGCCGCTCGATCAGGCGGAGCGTGACGAGCGCGGCCGCATCCGCACGCTCGAGACCGTGCCGATGATCGTGAGCGCGATGCGCCGCGCGGCGCAGGCCGAGGGCTGCGCGTTCTTCGACACCTGGAGCGCGATGGGCGGCGAGGGCGGCATGGAGCGCTGGTTCCGCTCGCGCCCGCGCCTCGCCTTCGGCGACTTCCGGCACGCGACCCCCGCGGGCTATCGCGTGATCGGCAACATGCTCTACAAGGCCCTCCTCAAGGGCTTCTCCGACTACCTCACGCGCCGCTGA
- a CDS encoding MBOAT family O-acyltransferase: protein MLFNSLDYLLFLALALAGWWVLARAGWVRLLFLIVASCVFYAAWQPWYLGLILGSTLIDWLVAKQIHAHEDDTTRKRWLSVSVVLNLGLLGTFKYFDFGSRAISDALAPIGLYPDPVLLNAILPVGISFYTFESLSYCIDVYRRKTAPAKSPLELLFFITFFPKLVAGPIARPADLLPQLDRAPRVDVARVSNGLFLIATGLVKKVVFADYVSVNLVDRVFDNPDAFTAAEVVIGLYGFTLQIYADFSGYTDVARGSAKLFGIELPENFDRPYQAKSPAEFWRRWHMTLSTWLRDYLYFPLGGSKLGERRTYLNLWLTIFLIGLWHGAAWTFVIYGALQATAVVLHRLTTRVTGKPAGGPDPLWLTALKIAGTMQFVVFSRILFRAESLDNAGEIVSRLGSGTSSLAQIAPGVWLVMLVGFAMHYTPRAWYATMRERFVALPAIAQGALLAVLAGALLELSSTQVVPYIYFQF, encoded by the coding sequence ATGCTGTTCAACAGCCTCGACTACCTGCTCTTCCTCGCGCTCGCGCTCGCCGGCTGGTGGGTCCTCGCGCGCGCCGGATGGGTGCGCCTCCTCTTCCTGATCGTCGCGTCGTGCGTGTTCTACGCGGCGTGGCAGCCCTGGTATCTCGGGCTGATCCTCGGCTCGACGCTGATCGACTGGCTCGTCGCCAAGCAGATCCACGCGCACGAGGACGACACGACGCGCAAGCGCTGGCTCTCGGTCAGCGTCGTGCTGAACCTCGGCCTGCTCGGCACGTTCAAGTACTTCGACTTCGGCTCGCGCGCGATCTCCGACGCGCTCGCCCCGATCGGGCTCTACCCGGACCCGGTCCTGCTGAACGCGATCCTGCCGGTCGGCATCTCGTTCTACACGTTCGAGTCCCTCAGCTACTGCATCGACGTCTATCGCCGGAAGACCGCGCCCGCGAAGAGCCCGCTCGAGCTGCTCTTCTTCATCACGTTCTTCCCGAAGCTCGTCGCCGGTCCGATCGCGCGCCCCGCGGACCTCCTGCCGCAGCTCGATCGCGCGCCGCGCGTCGACGTCGCGCGCGTCTCGAACGGCCTCTTCCTGATCGCGACCGGCCTCGTGAAGAAGGTCGTGTTCGCCGACTACGTCTCGGTGAACCTCGTCGATCGCGTCTTCGACAACCCCGACGCGTTCACCGCGGCCGAGGTCGTGATCGGCCTCTACGGCTTCACGCTGCAGATCTACGCGGACTTCTCGGGCTACACCGACGTCGCGCGCGGCTCCGCGAAGCTCTTCGGCATCGAGCTGCCCGAGAACTTCGATCGCCCGTACCAGGCCAAGAGCCCCGCCGAGTTCTGGCGTCGATGGCACATGACGCTCTCGACCTGGCTGCGCGACTACCTCTACTTCCCGCTCGGCGGATCGAAGCTCGGCGAGCGCCGCACGTACCTCAACCTCTGGCTCACGATCTTCCTGATCGGCCTGTGGCACGGCGCCGCGTGGACGTTCGTGATCTACGGCGCGCTGCAAGCGACTGCCGTCGTGCTGCATCGCCTCACGACGCGCGTGACCGGCAAGCCCGCGGGCGGGCCCGATCCGCTCTGGCTCACTGCGCTGAAGATCGCGGGGACCATGCAGTTCGTCGTGTTCTCGCGGATCCTCTTCCGCGCCGAGAGCCTCGACAACGCGGGCGAGATCGTCTCGCGCCTCGGCTCGGGCACCAGCTCGCTCGCGCAGATCGCGCCCGGCGTGTGGCTCGTGATGCTCGTCGGTTTCGCGATGCACTACACGCCGCGCGCGTGGTACGCGACCATGCGCGAGCGCTTCGTGGCGCTCCCGGCGATCGCACAAGGTGCGCTGCTCGCAGTCCTGGCCGGGGCCCTGCTGGAGCTTTCATCCACCCAGGTCGTCCCGTACATCTACTTCCAGTTCTGA
- a CDS encoding sensor histidine kinase, giving the protein MSLGARLLLVGAILPALALLGALAIGRAMFARELTSAIDDAMRTQAAIEAVSLFDGPHGEPHLHLRRSPLARSAADASEAALYDDTGARIVIWPDDGRAPEHVSLAEASTEPRLRTTDGLRELRVRVRSPDGRRWVLWLGHDLGPHEAAITAYDRTAAIVVVLVTLLLLGAQIAHATGLTRRLRGLAQHMRRLREGDLASAPPPDRGRDLVGELRDSIADATDRLREAKEARERLVADAAHELRTPLATMRTAIDVTLRRERSAEDLRDALERTREEVDRLAATAADLLELASGGRASEEHEPLDLVALAEDAILAARSLASDRGVDLVLRGDAFVPTVAAPRALRRAIDNLVANALAFAPEGSAVEVHVERDGEAARLRVRDHGPGIPDAQRDAVFQPFHRLDRSRSGTGLGLAIVRDVATRHGGRAFARAPDDEGPGAELVLELGAHGRTG; this is encoded by the coding sequence GTGAGCCTCGGCGCGCGGCTGCTCCTCGTCGGCGCGATCCTCCCGGCGCTCGCGCTGCTGGGCGCGCTCGCGATCGGCCGCGCGATGTTCGCCCGCGAGCTGACGAGCGCGATCGACGACGCGATGCGCACCCAGGCCGCGATCGAGGCGGTCAGCCTCTTCGACGGCCCGCACGGCGAGCCGCACCTGCACCTGCGTCGCTCGCCGCTCGCGCGCAGCGCCGCCGACGCGAGCGAGGCCGCGCTCTACGACGACACCGGGGCCCGCATCGTGATCTGGCCCGACGACGGACGCGCGCCCGAGCACGTCTCGCTCGCCGAGGCGAGCACCGAGCCGCGCCTGCGCACCACCGACGGCCTGCGCGAGCTCCGCGTCCGCGTGCGCTCGCCCGACGGACGCCGCTGGGTGCTCTGGCTGGGCCACGATCTCGGCCCGCACGAGGCCGCGATCACCGCGTACGACCGCACCGCCGCCATCGTCGTCGTGCTCGTCACGCTGCTGCTGCTCGGCGCACAAATTGCGCACGCGACCGGCCTCACGCGTCGCTTGCGCGGCCTCGCGCAACACATGCGCCGGCTGCGCGAGGGCGATCTCGCGTCCGCGCCGCCGCCCGATCGTGGTCGCGACCTCGTCGGCGAATTGCGCGACTCGATCGCGGACGCGACCGACCGCCTGCGCGAGGCGAAAGAAGCGCGCGAGCGCCTCGTCGCCGACGCCGCGCACGAGCTGCGCACCCCGCTCGCGACGATGCGCACCGCGATCGACGTCACGCTCCGCCGCGAGCGCTCCGCCGAGGATCTGCGCGACGCGCTCGAGCGCACGCGCGAGGAGGTCGACCGCCTCGCCGCGACCGCCGCCGATCTCCTCGAGCTCGCGAGCGGAGGGCGCGCGTCCGAGGAGCACGAGCCGCTCGATCTCGTCGCGCTCGCCGAGGACGCGATCCTCGCAGCCCGCTCGCTCGCCTCGGATCGCGGCGTCGATCTCGTGCTGCGCGGCGACGCGTTCGTGCCCACCGTCGCGGCGCCGCGCGCGCTGCGCCGCGCGATCGACAACCTCGTCGCGAACGCGCTCGCGTTCGCGCCCGAGGGCAGCGCCGTCGAGGTGCACGTCGAGCGCGACGGCGAGGCCGCACGGCTCCGCGTGCGCGATCACGGCCCCGGCATCCCCGACGCGCAGCGCGACGCCGTGTTCCAGCCCTTCCATCGCCTCGATCGCTCGCGCAGCGGCACCGGCCTCGGCCTCGCGATCGTGCGCGACGTCGCGACGCGCCACGGCGGACGCGCGTTCGCCCGCGCGCCCGACGACGAAGGCCCGGGCGCCGAGCTCGTGCTCGAGCTCGGAGCGCACGGCCGGACGGGATAG
- a CDS encoding response regulator transcription factor, translating into MKLLLVEDEEKLATHLVRGLREEGHQVDRCSRVHDAREQARTIEYDVVLLDWMLPDGDGVELLREWRRAGLRTPVLLLTARGTVPERVTGLRAGADDYLPKPFDFDELLARIEALHRRAEGAIDLRRVGDVALDGRRRAIRFGASEVALTAREHALAAELFSHAGEVITRAHLLRSVWGSGFEGDPNVLDVYVGYLRQKLARASAPLEIRSVRGVGFRLVSREEPDA; encoded by the coding sequence ATGAAGCTGCTCTTGGTGGAGGACGAGGAGAAGCTCGCGACGCACCTGGTGCGGGGCCTGCGTGAGGAGGGCCACCAGGTCGATCGCTGCTCGCGCGTGCATGACGCGCGCGAGCAGGCGCGCACGATCGAGTACGACGTCGTGCTGCTCGACTGGATGCTGCCCGACGGAGACGGCGTGGAGCTGCTGCGCGAGTGGCGCCGCGCGGGCCTGCGCACGCCCGTGCTCCTGCTGACCGCGCGCGGCACGGTGCCCGAGCGCGTGACCGGGCTGCGCGCCGGGGCCGACGACTACCTGCCGAAGCCCTTCGACTTCGACGAGCTGCTCGCGCGCATCGAGGCGCTGCATCGCCGCGCCGAGGGCGCGATCGATCTCCGCCGCGTCGGCGACGTCGCGCTCGACGGGCGACGTCGCGCGATCCGCTTCGGCGCGAGCGAGGTCGCGCTCACGGCGCGCGAGCACGCGCTCGCGGCCGAGCTCTTCTCGCACGCGGGCGAGGTGATCACCCGCGCGCACCTGCTGCGCAGCGTGTGGGGCTCGGGGTTCGAGGGCGATCCCAACGTGCTCGACGTCTACGTCGGCTACCTGCGCCAGAAGCTCGCGCGCGCGTCGGCACCGCTCGAGATCCGCTCGGTGCGCGGCGTGGGGTTCCGCCTCGTGTCGCGCGAGGAGCCCGACGCGTGA